Below is a window of bacterium DNA.
TGACGCGGGACAAGCATGTCATTCCGCCCAACGGCATGAAGGTGCTGAATCCCTACACGGAGAATGAAGGTTTGATCAAAACGGGACTCGCATACTGTGAGGTCGTTGGAGAGGGACGCATCACGGGGGAGTACTGGCAGTACAGTGAAGCTGAGCAGTACCAGGTTTCACTGCCGCTGGACATCATTCCCGTCCGCAAGAAACACTGGTAACACCCGCGTGAAAGAGCAGCACATGAGCGAAGACGAAAACGTCAAATCCTTCATCGTCGGCAAATACGATGGGGAAGCGGAGGAGAAGGATAACCCGCAATGGATGGAAAAAGGGAAGAGCGTTCGCGTCCCTGAGTCCACCGCCGCACATTATTTCATCGACCGCAAGGTGGAGATGGCGCTGAAGCTGTCGCCGCCGGAGCCAGGGCTCCGCGTCCATGAAATCGGCTGCAGCTTCGGTCACATGACTTCGCTGCTCGCCAGGAAATTCGACCATCTCATCGCGTCCGACATATCTCCGAAAAGCGTGGAAATCGCTGCAGAGCGTTTTCGACACTACGGTATCGACAACGTGGACTTTGTCGTTGCCGATGCGGAAAACATGCCGCAGTTCAAGGACGAGGAATTCGACCGCGTGTATTCTTTTTCCACCATTCGTTTCTGTCCCAATCCCGATCGCGCCATGGCGGAAATTTTCCGATCGATGAAAAGCGGGGGGACACTGGTGGTGGATTTTCCGAATCGCGTGTCTCCCTGGCATGTTCTGATCAAGGCGATATCGGGCATCAACAAACACGAGCACGACAATCTCTACACGAAGCGCACCGCCGTGCAGCTTGTGGAGGATGCAGGCTTTGTCAACGTCGAGGCGGTAGAGTTCCTGTTCACCACCAAGCGGCTTCCCAAAACGGTCCTGCCCATATTCAAACTCGCCGATCGCGTCCTTGAGAAAACCCCGCTGCGCCGTCTCGCCGGCATCATCATGATACGCGCCCGCAAATCCTGACTCGAACAGTAAACCCTGACTCTACGAAAACCAGTGCCATGATATCCGCAGCCTGCTGCAATGACTGACGTGTGCCTGATATGGCCTCCGGCGCCATACGCGTCCGGATTCTGCATCACCGACGATACGGATGCGGCCACCATGGAGCAGGTCCGCTCCGTCTACAACTTTCTCTCGGATCGCGGATTCCCGACCACGAAAACCGTCTGGGCTGTTCCACCTGCGGAGCGCTGCGGACTGCCGCCACTTCCAGATTCCACGCTGCGCGGTATTACGCTGCAGGACGAAGAATACGCCGCGTACTGTGATGCGCTGTTTGCAAAGGGATTTGAAATCTGTCTGCACGGCGCATCCGCGGGAAACAACAGGAGGGAGGTACAGGCGCAGGCACTGGATCTGATGCGCCACCGCTACGGGAATCCCTCAACCTACATCTGTCATTCAAAGAATGCCGACAACCTGTACTGGGAAGAGCAGGTGACGCGTCTGCAACCGTTTCGCATGCTGTTGCAGCGGATGTCCCATCACCGCACGCTCGGCGCGGTTGAGGACAGTCCGTATTTCTGGGGAGACCTCTGCCGGGAGCATGTGAAGTACATTCGACTGCTGCGCACGCGTGCCACTGACACGTTGTCCGCCAATCCCTCCATGCCGTATTATGATCCATCCCGGCCTTATGTAAAGTACTGGTTCAGCGCGACGAAGCGAGCACTGAAGGACTGTGCAACACCAGAGGCGCTGCGCAGTCTGCGCGAGAATCACGGTCTCACTGTGCTGTACCAGTATCTGCACCGATACGCGTATCCTGAGACGCTGGAGTTGAACCCGGATTTTGCAGCGTCCGTTGAGCGCATCCTGCAGAGCGGGGATATCCTCGTTGCACCCGTGGGACGCATGATGGACCGTCTGCGTCTCATGCAGGGTGTTTTTCTGCTTACTCATGGTGAAAGAAACTGGCTGCTGAATATCAAGGATGAGGATGTGACGCATGTCCAGCTTGCGACTCTCGCAGCAAGCAGCAGTACTCTGGTACTCGAGTCCGTCCCTGCCGGTCATATGATCGAGATAGAACTCCCGCGCGACTGGCGTCCCACCGGCCGCAACGTCATTGAGCTGCAATCCGATCTGACGGCCGTACACAGGAGCAAAGCGGGCACGCTCACAGTCAATTGCTCCGACACTGAACGCCGCGCTGCAGACCGATCCATCGGATCTCAGGCAGGCACGCTGCAGCCAATGTCATGGCATTACACATCGCATACCGGTGCCGCACATCGTCCGCTTTCCGTTCTCAGCCGGAAGGAAGAATTCTCCATGCTGGCCGCTCAGAGCTGGATCATCCTGAGGGAAATCCTGCTCAGACGCCGCCACATGAATCCCGAAAAACACCTCGGCGAAGAAGAAATCGCGCTCGAGAACCACGACAACTGGTAAAAACCGAAAAAAATATGCAGTTTCTGCATATTCTGCTGTCTTGAATTATGCAGTTTCTGTATAATTCCCGGTCATCGCGGCTTTAAACGAAGGAACGATGCACCAGAGCAGGTGTCTTTGAGACAAGTACAGACCGCCGGATTGACAGTCATACAAGGGCTGGAGGGAATATGCACCCACTTTGTAAAATCACCATCGTCTGCGTCGCGATCGGAATCTGTGTTCCGCTGACCAGTTCAGCTCAATGGACAGAAGTCGATCTTCCTCGTCCTGACTACCTTGCGACGCCCCCTGCGATTCCTAACCTTGGTCCCTTCGAATGGGCGGATTCCCTCAACGGCTTCGTATTTGAGATGAATGGCTCGTTCTACCGCACGCAGGATGGGGGAGAGTCCTGGTTGCGTGATTCGCTTAACATGGCCGGATACGACAGCGTCCGCCACCATTTCACCGTCCGAACATGCGATTTCGCGAACGCGAGTTTTGGTGTCGTCACGATAGCGCGGTCATATGCTGATCGAGATAGTCTATTGTTCATTACGACCGATGGGGGGAGCAGCTGGGAGCGAAGACCTCTTTCTGTTCCTGACAGGTACAAGATGATTGCAGAGCAGTTGCTGCCACTCGACAACGGAAATCTGATTCACTTTCTGTCAATCCACGCACCGGACAGTCTCGGCGACTATAGCGTGCGACTGGATCTTATGCGGTTATCCACCGACCGGGGTAAGAACTGGTCCGTCTTTTCCATCGATACCGTGGATCGGCGGGTATCGTTTCTCCCAACTCGCTTCTGGATCCGTGTCGATTCTCTTCACTACTATAAAATCGAATACGGCTTCGAAACAGTCAGTGAGCATGTCGGATTCACGTCGTACAGTGCTGACGGCGGTCAAACCTGGATCATGCTCAAACATCCATACCCGAGCAATCATCCACTGTACGTTGGCCGCATCTCAGGAAGTGCAGGGCACGTGGCGAGAGTGAACGATACCGGAATAGTCGTTTCATTTGGAGGCAGGACGCTCGTTACCCGTGACGTAAAGCGTCATTATGCCGACTGGGGTTGGATTCGGTCAGAAGATGTTTTTCCTGAAACACCGGGTTACTATGTCACGGACATGTCCTATATCGACGGTTGGCTGCTTTGTTTTCGCAAAAGCCCTTACAACTCAGACGCATCTGACACCGTGTGGATTGCCAACATGCAGGGAAATCGCAAACAGCATGGATTCCCAGCTCCGAAAAAGAATCTCAATGAACCTCGACTTCACACTCCTGCGGCAACGCGCATTTTTCTCAAAGACGGTGCCCATATCTGGCGTTTCGATCGCGACGTTGTGACCGTACAGCGCTTCGAAATTCCAGCCGAAATTGGACCAGGTTTCGAGATATATCCGAATCCACTTATGCTGCGAAATACATCAAGGACACTACATGTGGATTTCAGCAGGGACGGAACGGGGTCGGATTTCGGTACGGTGCGGATCCATGATTTGCGAGGCAGGCTCTGCGCTGAACACAGATGGAACTGGCACGGACAAACAAATCACGTTGTCGATATCACGCTTCCGGAATGGCTGCCGGCTGGAATGTATCTGGTCACAACCGAGACAAATAAATTTCAGATGGACACCAAGAGACTCATCCTGATGGACTGACTGGCTTTTCGTCTTTGACGCAATACGAAAAGAATGTAATTTGAGGGAATGAACCGTGTAAGGACAAAGTCTGCGCAACGATCGCCGCTCTCAGGACGTCTCTGAAAGCAGGGCACAGGCAGACATTATGTTACTTTACATAATATTTATTATCGGAAGTTAATACAGCATATATAGAGCGTTATGAAGGAATCCACTAAAAAGAACTGGGACGATTTCTGGGATCAGAAATCCGATACCAAGGAAGTTTATGCGAATACGGATCGCATACGGCACAACCTTTCCCGCAATATGGATCTCGATGGCAAACGTATCCTTGAAGTCGGCGCCGGTACAGGTCGTGACAGTTTTTACATGTCACAGGACGGCGCGTCGCTCGTCCTTCTCGATTATTCAATGAATTCCCTGAAGATCATCCGGAACAATCTGCCGAACACGGACAATATTGGGGCTGTCGGCGGCGATGCTTTCGCGCTGCCGTTTCCTGATAATTCTTTCGATGCGGTGTTTCATCAGGGACTGCTGGAACATTTCCGCGAAACGGACGCGGAAAATCTGCTGAAGGAAAATATCCGTGTCCTCAAACCCGGCGGACTCCTGGTCGTCGACGTACCACAGCGCTGGCACATTTACACGGCCATCAAACACGTCCTTATAGCCCTGAATTCCTGGTTTGCGGGCTGGGAACGTGAATTTTCCGTCTCGGAGCTTCGTAAACTGCTTAAAAAGCTCGGAATGCAGCCCGTGGACGCCTACGGTGAATGGATGTATCCCAGCCTCTTTTACCGGACCTTCCGCGAGGCATTCTACAAAATAGGCGTCAAACTCCCTCTCTATCCGCGTATGATTCCGCCAGTTTCGCGCCTTCGTGAGAAAATCCGCAAAGGAATGGACGGTTCCCCGCTCAAACTCAACACCTCGCTCTCCATCGGCGTCATAGCGAAGAAATGACATACCTCAGATTGCAGATGTCAAATTGCAGATTACAGATTGCAAACTTGGCCGGAGCAGGGATTGCTTTCCCTGCCCTGTCCTCTGAAGCCTGTCAACTTCATGAAAGCAATCCCTGGCTACGAATCCGGAATGGAAAAATGAAATGAGTCAACGATGGAAATATCACATCCACGAAGTATGTTTCCATCTTTCCATTCTTCAATCTTTCCATTGTAAAGCTATATCTCTATATGCTATTATCAACATGAGATAATGACAGATAACAAGCTAAAAATACTGGTATTTAACTGGCAGGACCTTACAAATCCGTTAGCAGGTGGGGCTGAGGTACATCTGCACGAAGTGTTTGAAAGGTTGGCTGCGCGAGGACATGAAGTGACGCTGTACTGTCACTATTTCAAAGGGGCAAAACACGAGGAAATACGAAACGGGATACGGATTATTCGTCAAGGGGGACGATTTTTCTTCAATTTCCACGTTCCACTGGCCTATTTTCGTCGTTTTCGCAGGGAGAATTATGATGTGGTGGTCGATGACGTCAACAAAATCCCCTTCTATACGCCTCTTTTCTGCCGTGAACCCGTCCAGGGCGTAACGCATCACCTCTTTGGAAAGAGTATTTTCCTTGAGACCGTGTTCCCTCTGGCTGCCTATGTCTACCTGATGGAACGACTCATTAAACCGGTATATCGGAAGGTGCATTTCATCATCGGTTCTCCAAGTACATCGAAAGAATACCTGGAATGGGGCTTTCCCAAGGATCAGGTATCCGTTGTTAACTACTGTGTCAACAAGCAGATATACTATCTTGATGAAAGTAATACCTATCATCGTAATCGGATTGGGTATTTCGGAAGATTGAAGAAGTACAAGTCGGTCGATCACCTGATCAGGGCGATGGACAGGCTGCGTGACGACTATCCGGATCTTCATCTCGACATCATCGGTGATGGTGATGACAAATCCAGGCTCGAGGCGCTCACAACGGAACTGAAGCTCGGGGAACGTATCACGTTTCACGGTTTCATTGATGAGGAAGCCAAGGCTCCCCTTCTGCAGCAGATGAACTTTGTAGTGAATACGTCTTCAAAGGAAGGCTGGGGACTCACCGTCGTCGAAGCCAACGCCTGTGGCGCTCCTGTCGTCGCCGCGAATGTACCGGGACTCAGGGATTCCGTCGTCGACGGAGAGACCGGGCTGCTTTACGATTTCGGCAATATTGACGACCTGATCGCCAAAATGAAGGTGTTTCTCGACTCCACAGAAACGCGTGACGCGTTCCGTGAGCGCGCACTGGCCTGGGCTGCGAAATTCGACTGGGAGCACGCTGCCACCGAAACCGAGCAGCTCATCCGCCGTACCATCGCCCGCTGGCGGTAACTGGTGCTGTATCAGTAACCGAGATTCTTGAGGAAGCCCTCGGTGATACCAGACTCCCCGGTGCTGGAGCGAACGTAGTTCAGGACGTATTTCCCTATCATATCGAGTTCGATGTTGACGCGTGTGCCGCGGGTGTAGGTGTGGAACAGGGTTTCCGCAAAGGTATGCGGGATGACGGAGACGCGGAAACTGCCACCGAACTTTTCAGCGACGGTCAGACTGACACCATCGACCGCGATGCTGCCGACGGGAATGATGTTCGCGGAGGCCGATTCAGGGAATGAGACTTCTACCATCCAGCTGTCATCGCGCTTTTCCGTGCCCAGAATTTCTGATGTGAAATCCACATGGCCCTGCACGAAGTGCCCGCCCAGCTTCCCATTCGCCCTGAGTGCGCGTTCGAGGTTCACGGCTGCGCCACGCTGTAATGCACCGAGGGTGGACTTCAGCATGGTTTCCTCAACTGCTTCGACAGTGAAGCTGCGGCCGGAAAATGCGACCACCGTCAGACAGACACCGTTGATGGCGATACTGTCCCCGATGCTGCAGTCCTCAAGCGCTGTGCTTGCCTCAATTTCCAGTTTCCTGCCCTTGCCGAACGGAAGCACTGTCAGGAGGCGTCCCTGCTCTTCAATGATACCGGTAAACATCTCAATCCTCCCGTGCTGGTCTGAGAATAGTATAGACATCGTCGCCCATGCGAAGGACGTCCTCAACGCGGAAACGCCAGGCATCGGAGAGATGCAGGGGACGCAACGCGGAAAAAGCCCCTCTTCCCTGCCCAATGATCTTTGGAGCGGTGAACACGTCCAGTCGGTCCACAAATCGTGCCCGGAGAAACGCTGAAAAGATCTCGGCTCCTCCCTCGACAAGTATGGAGCGAATCCCGTACTTGCTGTACAGCGTCGTCAGAGCCGCCTTGAGGGATGCGAATTCCATGACGTCCGTCGTGGCTTCGAGCACCTGCACTCCACGCTTGCGGAAGCGCGCGACGGACTCCCCATGCTCACGTGCGCTTTTCTTCGAGGTCACCACGATGGTTTCATCTTTTCGTTCATCACTGAATACAACCGCGGATTGCGGAAGATTCCAGGAACGCGTAAGCACGATGCGTTTCGGGTGCCGACCCTTGATATGACGGACGTTGAGTGATGGATTGTCCTTCCGTACGGTTTCCGCGCCGACGAGGACGGCATCGTACAGCGATCGCAGGCGATGCACTTCCGTGCGGGATTCCTCGGAGGTAATCCAGTGCGAGGTGCCTTTCATCGCAGCGATGTAGCCATCCATTGTCTGCGCGACCTTGCAGAGCACGAAGGGACGCTTTTGCACGGCGTTTACGAGATACACTTCATTGAGTGCCTCACAGCGTTCGCGCTCGACATCTTCGACTACGGCGATGCCCGCCTGGCGAAGCCGTTCGGCCCCGGAGCCAGTGACGTCGGGATTCGGATCGGGCATGCCGATGACGACTTTGCGCACTCCTGCTTCAATCAGCGCTTCGCTGCAAGGTGGCGTTTTGCCGAAATGGTTGCAGGGCTCGAGTGAGACATACACAGTGCTTCCACGCGCCTTGCTTCCGGCGTCCCGCAGGGCCTCGACTTCCGCATGCGCACCGCCGTACTGCTGATGCCATCCCTTGCCGACAATGCGTCCGCCATTGACGATGATGCAGCCAACCATGGGATTGGGTTCGACGCTGCCGCGTCCCCGCTCCGCCAGCTGCAGGCACTTCATCATGTACTGGCTGTCTTTTTTCATGGCTACTCGAGTCGCATGATTTTCCGAATTTTCGGGAATTCCCGTCCCGTAACAATACCCAACCGCTCGTACACCATCAAGGCCGTGGAAATTTTTCTGCTGCCGCGATTGCCGCTCAGTGGAACACGCGTTTCTCCTTCCACAACCATGGTGGCACTGCTGCCGCCGTCAAGGTTCATCGCCTGCCAGGCACCGCGTGCAATCTGCAGCCGGGCCAGTGTGGCGAGTGGAACGCCCCTGCGCCTGTGCCTGCGATTGTAAGGTTCGACAGTGATGAGAATCAGCGTATCACCGCTGCGGGACACACCGATGCTGCTTCTGCCGTAATGTCCCTCGACGAAGCGTGTTTTCCGGAGTCCTTCTTCTTCCCATTCCACACTCACTTCCCCGTCGCGGACGATGCGGGGCGTGCCGCCCGTCATCTGTACGACAGGTCCAGGAACGACGGGATCGAGCCGGCTGGCTATCGAAAAGGTGTCGCCCACGAACAGTGAGGAGAACAGCGGGAAAGGGCCTTTCCCGAATGAGAGTACGCCACCGTTGTCGGGTATGGCAACGAAACCGGTGTCCATTCCCGTCACCCGACATGGGATGATCGTGTTCGCCGCAGGCGGATACAGGTAAGTGAACTGCAGTTTCAGCGTGCCGGATTCGGGACTGATCGACCACACGCTGTCCATTTTCGCCATGATCAGCGTATCGATGGCGGATTCGGAATCATCGGTGATGGTGTCACGTGAGGATTCCCGTATGCCGAGTGTGTCGATGAACGGGACGCTGGGACCAAAAAATGACGTGTACAGTACGACTTCGGCGGAGTCGACCCTGCGGTTGAGGCGGCTGACAGGGATATCCCCGAGCCGCGTCTGCATTGTGACGTCCATGCGGAAGGTGTCAATGACCACGGTGTTGTTTTCCGTGAAAGCGACAGACGACCAGTTCTTGTATTGCCGTGCTATCAGCAGTTCTCCGTCGCTGACGGTGGGACCCATGGGATGAATCGTGCCGGCCTTCCAGAAGTTTGCGTTGCAGCCTGCCAGCACACGCACAGGGGCCACAATACTGTCGTAACGATGCAGTATGCTGTGTACCTGTTCGAGTCCTGAAATGTGATCGAGTCCCTTCCCCAGTCTCACACCAACGAGAGGGTTTTTGAGGTCAATCTGCAGGGTATGCACGGAGAGCCGGGTCTTCGGTACGTACGCATGCGAATACAATACGCCCGGGGCCAGCTCGCGGCTGCTGTCAGGCGGCAGCGCCGTTTCGCGGTCCGGCTGAGCCTGCGCCACTGAAGGCGTCAGCAACACGGCGCAAAGGAGCATGACAGAGACAATGCTCACATGTCGCAGAAAGTGTTTTTGTGATGAGCTGCGCACGCCATGGAATATGCGGGCCGCGAGTGTCGATGGGGCTACAGCGCGTAAAGATACGGTATGAGGATTCATCCTTCCGCGCGGTCAGGCAATATTTTCAACAGCTGTACTGAGCGTGACACCGGCAAGATCGGCTGCAGTACGCGCAATCCCGAGCGCATCGAGATTGAGACTGCGATGCAGTTCCTCCTGCGAGCCCTGCTCGATGAACTCGTCCGGCAAACCGTGGACGCGGAGATGCATGTTCGGAAGCTTCTTCTGTGCAAAATACTCCGCAACTGCCGAACCGAAACCACCGAGCACGGCATTGTCCTCAACAGTAAGAACGTACTGGAAGCGCGTCGCGATATCGTCAAGCAGATCGGTATCAAGTGGTTTGACGAAACGCATGTTTACGATCTCGGCGTTGATGCCGCCGTTCTGCAGCAGCTCGGCAGATTTCATGGCATACGACACCATATTGCCGACAGCGAGAATGGCAACGTCCTCGCCTTTCCGCAGACAGACGGCTTTGCCGATCTGAACCTGCTGGAATTCCTTGCGCAATTCGAGTCCTGACGCCTTGCCGCGCGGATAGCGCAGTGCAATGGGACCCTTGTGCTCCACAGCGGTGTAAAGCATGTCGCGAAGTTCCTGTTCGTCAGCAGGCGCCATGATCACCAGTCCCGGTATGACGCGCAGATAGCTGAGATCGTACGCCCCATGATGCGTGGGCCCATCAGCACCGACGAGTCCGCCCCGATCAATGGCGAACACGACGTGCAGATCCTGGATGGCGACATCGTGAATAACCTGGTCGAACGCGCGCTGCAGGAACGTTGAGTAGATAGCGGTCACGGGAACGTAGCCTTCGGTGGCCATTCCGGCCGCGAAGGTCACCGCATGCTGTTCGGCGATGCCGACATCGAAATATTTATCGGGTTCCTCACGCTGCAGTTTGTCGAGTCCGGTACCTGAAGACATCGCGGCCGTAATCCCGACGACCCTGTCGTTCTCCCGAACGAGGTCCACCAGTGCATCGGCAAACACCGCGGTGTAGCTCGGTGCGACCGAAGCGCTTTTCGGCGACTTGCCGGTCATCTTGTCAAAGGGACTCACACCGTGAAGGTTCATGCCGTCCTTCTCAGCCGGCGCATAGCCTTTGCCCTTCTGGGTGATGACATGCACAAGGACGGGACCACTCCAGTCCTGCACTTCCTCGAAAATCTTTGTAAGCGTCACCACGTTGTGTCCGCTGATGGGACCGAAGTAACGGAAACCGAGCGCTTCAAAAAGCATTCCGGGGGTAAGAACGGACTTGATTCCTCCCTCGAGTCGCGCTGCGACCTTACGGAGACGGTCGCCGATATGGTCGAGCTTCCCGGCGAGATCCCAGATGTTCGCGCGGAAACGGTTGTATGTCGGTGAGGCGATGATCTCGTTGAAATAATTGGAAATCGCCCAGACATTCGGTGCGATGGACATGTTGTTGTCGTTGAGGACCACAACCATATTCTTTTTCAGCAGTCCGCAGTTATTCATGGCTTCATACGCCATTCCTCCCGTCATGGCGCCGTCACCGATGACGCTCACCACACGGTAGTCTTCTCCCTTGAAATCACGCGCAACGGCGATGCCCAGCGCTGCTGAAATGGATGTGGTGGCATGTCCCGCACCAAAGACGTCGTATGGACTCTCCTTCCGCTTGAGGAAACCACTGATACCGCCATACTGGCGAATCGTATGGAAACGATCCTTGCGTCCTGTGATAATTTTGTGCGGATACGCCTGATGGCCGACATCCCAGATAATCTTGTCTTCCGGTGTCTGGAACGCGTAATGCAGCGCGACCGCCAGTTCCACGGTTCCGAGCCCTGCACCCAGGTGTCCACCCGTACGGGCGACATTATCGATCAAAAATGTGCGGATATCCGCACAGAGCTGCCGAAGGTCGTTTGCTTCGAGCTTCCGGATATCGGAGGGATCGTTTACCCTGTCAAGAATGGGTGTATGTGATGAGGTGGACATGCGAACCAGGGTTGTTTCTGGGGTACTATTCTTCGTCGACGTCGAGCAGTTCGAATACGCCGTCAGACCGCTTACGTAATTCCTTGATTTTCTGTCGAGCTTCAGACAGATACGTAACACATTTTTCGACGATAACAATCCCTTCCTCGTAGAGTTTCATGCTTTCTTCGAGAGCGGTGTCATCGTCGTCCAGCTTCTGCACGATCTCGTTCAGCCGCGCAAGCTGCTTTTCGAAGGTTTCATTTGTCTTTTTCGCCATGGTCTTCCGTTTGAAGAATATTGGCCTGCGCATTTCCATCGCGCAGAGTGAGTGAGATAAAATCGCCGGGCTGCAGCTGATGGACGGAGGTGACGGGTTCGTCGCCGCGACGTATCAACACGGCGCCCCTGCGGAAGAAGTGGGCGGGATTATGCGCCGCGAGACGCTGTTTGAGCACCTCTACGGTGTGCGTTCGTTTCTCAATGCTGCGCTCCTGAGCAGCGAGTCGCTGAGCCGCGAGCTCGATGCCATGCCGTCTGCTGTCAAGCGCCTGCTTCACGCTGCGGCGCATACGTTCGTGTCTGTCGTCAACCGTCTGAACGGCGCTGCTCAGCTGTCCTTCAAGCCGCGAAAAGGCACGGTCTCCGAGAAGCAAACGAAGCTGTTGGCGACGCGCATACAGACTGGAATCTACGAATTTCCATGCAGTAAACGTAATGTTTTCAAGGTCCCGGAGCAGTTCACTTCGTGAAGGCACCACGATCTCGCCGGCGACGGAGGGTGTGGCCGCGCGTCTGTCCGCAGCGAAATCCGCGATGGTATAATCGACTTCATGTCCTACCGCACTGATAACGGGGATATGCGATCGAGCGATAGCACGGGCAACGATTTCCTCGTTGAATGCCCAGAGATCCTCGATCGATCCGCCTCCCCTGCCCGTAATGATGACGTCGATACCGGTATCTTTCGCGCTCAGATTATACTCATTACAGAGGTCGAGGGCGTCCGCGATCTGCTGTGCCGCGACAGCGCCCTGTACCTGGACAGGCAGCATGACCAGCTGCACGCTGGGATTCCTCCTGCGAATGACACTGATCATGTCTCGCACCGCAGCGCCTGTTTTCGATGTCACGAGCGCCACCGTGGAGGGATACGGAGGCAATGCCCGTTTCCGCGCGTCGTCGAACAACCCTTCGTCATGGAGTTTCCGCTTCAGTTTGTCAAACGCGATCTGCAATGCACCTGCGCCGCGTGGCTGCATGGCGCTGACGACAATCTGGTAATTCCCACGAGGTTCGTAGACGGTAAGACGCCCGGTGCACACAACTTCCATCCCGTTTTCCGGGCGAAAAAACACGCCTTGCGCGCTTCCGCGAAACATCACGGCTGAGAGCTGTGCGTCCACGTCCTTCAGCGTGAAGTACCAGTGGCCGGAGGAATGCCGATGAAAATTGGAGATTTCCCCGGCGACGGACACCGTGCCGAACTGGCGTTCAAGCACATCCTTGATCTGCCGCGTCAGCTGCGATATGGTGAG
It encodes the following:
- the dxs gene encoding 1-deoxy-D-xylulose-5-phosphate synthase, whose protein sequence is MSTSSHTPILDRVNDPSDIRKLEANDLRQLCADIRTFLIDNVARTGGHLGAGLGTVELAVALHYAFQTPEDKIIWDVGHQAYPHKIITGRKDRFHTIRQYGGISGFLKRKESPYDVFGAGHATTSISAALGIAVARDFKGEDYRVVSVIGDGAMTGGMAYEAMNNCGLLKKNMVVVLNDNNMSIAPNVWAISNYFNEIIASPTYNRFRANIWDLAGKLDHIGDRLRKVAARLEGGIKSVLTPGMLFEALGFRYFGPISGHNVVTLTKIFEEVQDWSGPVLVHVITQKGKGYAPAEKDGMNLHGVSPFDKMTGKSPKSASVAPSYTAVFADALVDLVRENDRVVGITAAMSSGTGLDKLQREEPDKYFDVGIAEQHAVTFAAGMATEGYVPVTAIYSTFLQRAFDQVIHDVAIQDLHVVFAIDRGGLVGADGPTHHGAYDLSYLRVIPGLVIMAPADEQELRDMLYTAVEHKGPIALRYPRGKASGLELRKEFQQVQIGKAVCLRKGEDVAILAVGNMVSYAMKSAELLQNGGINAEIVNMRFVKPLDTDLLDDIATRFQYVLTVEDNAVLGGFGSAVAEYFAQKKLPNMHLRVHGLPDEFIEQGSQEELHRSLNLDALGIARTAADLAGVTLSTAVENIA
- the xseA gene encoding exodeoxyribonuclease VII large subunit, producing the protein MQSNRDEHILTISQLTRQIKDVLERQFGTVSVAGEISNFHRHSSGHWYFTLKDVDAQLSAVMFRGSAQGVFFRPENGMEVVCTGRLTVYEPRGNYQIVVSAMQPRGAGALQIAFDKLKRKLHDEGLFDDARKRALPPYPSTVALVTSKTGAAVRDMISVIRRRNPSVQLVMLPVQVQGAVAAQQIADALDLCNEYNLSAKDTGIDVIITGRGGGSIEDLWAFNEEIVARAIARSHIPVISAVGHEVDYTIADFAADRRAATPSVAGEIVVPSRSELLRDLENITFTAWKFVDSSLYARRQQLRLLLGDRAFSRLEGQLSSAVQTVDDRHERMRRSVKQALDSRRHGIELAAQRLAAQERSIEKRTHTVEVLKQRLAAHNPAHFFRRGAVLIRRGDEPVTSVHQLQPGDFISLTLRDGNAQANILQTEDHGEKDK
- a CDS encoding exodeoxyribonuclease VII small subunit, which produces MAKKTNETFEKQLARLNEIVQKLDDDDTALEESMKLYEEGIVIVEKCVTYLSEARQKIKELRKRSDGVFELLDVDEE